The genomic stretch TCCCCTTCGGATACATGAATATTTAATACCATCCCCGCCATCGTTGCTGTCATTTCTTTCATTTTTAGTCCTCCTTTTTCACTTCAAAGCTTCTGTCAATACCGCTGTGTTGTATTTTCCAGCTACATATTGCTCTGCATTTAATAATTGTTTAAACAGAGGTAAGTTTGTTTTAATTCCTTCAATTGATGCCTCCGTGAAATACGCTTTAGCAAGCTCAATTGCATTTTCTCTCGTACGACCCGTGACAACGACCTTTGCAATCATCGGATCATAAAAAGGTGTTACTTTGTCTCCGCTATCATACCCTGCATCCACTCGAACATAAGAACGCTCTGGAAGCAAAAACTGCGTGATTTGTCCAGGAGCAGGCAAAAACGTGACAGGGTCTTCTGCATATACTCTAAACTCTATCGCATGGTTGGCAAGCTGAACTTCTTCTTGTTGTAAGGGTAGCGCGTCCCCTCTAGCTACTAAGAGCTGCCACTTTACCAAGTCTAATCCCGTAACTTGCTCTGTAATTGGGTGTTCAACTTGAAGTCTAGTGTTCATCTCTAAAAAATAAAAATTTTCCTGCGCATCTACAATAAATTCAATAGTGCCAGCATTGTAATACTGAACTGCCTTAGCAGCGGCTACGGCCGTTTCATACATACGGTGTTTTGTATCAATAGATAGCGATGTTGCAGGCGCTTCTTCAATCACTTTTTGATTGCGGCGCTGTACGGAGCAATCTCGTTCAAAAAGGTGAACTGCATTCCCAAGCTGGTCTCCGAAAATTTGAACTTCTATATGCTTTGCATCTGTAATTAATTTTTCAATAAATACTTCTTCGTGACCAAAATATGCTTTAGCTCTCGCTTTTGTCGATGCATATGTTGTACGCAGTGACTTTTCATCATCACACCGAACCATTCCAATGCCTCCACCGCCACCGCTAGCTTTCAGCATAACCGGATAACCAATAGCTTGAGCTACTTTACACGCTTCTTCAATATCAGCTACAGCCCCTTCACTTCCAGGCACAACAGGAACTCCTGCTTCTTGCATAATTTTTCTCGCTCTCACTTTATCTCCCATATCTGCTATAACTTTTGGAGATGGTCCAATAAAAATAAACCCTTCTTCTTCCACACGCTTAGCAAATGTGCTATTTTCTGATAGAAATCCGTAGCCTGGATGAATTGCATCAACGTTTTCTTTATGAGCAATTTCTAACAAGCGCTCAATATTTAAATACGATTTTTGAACAGGAGGCTCTCCAATTTCATAAGCAACTGTAGCAGCTTTAACATAAGGTAGGTTTTCATCGGCTGTAGAATGAACAGCAACAGTTTGTATATCCATCGTATGACAAGTTTTAATAATACGATGAGCAATCTCGCCTCGATTAGCGATTAAAACTTTTTTCATTATATTTCTTCTCCCTTCGCTGCAGTATAAAATATTCTCAAGTCTATTCAAAACCATGGTACGATGAGACTAAAAGAGAAAAAAATCTCCCAAAACGTATAATTCTACAATTTTCTTAAAATCCCTTTGTTTTTTTGCAAACGCTTACTTTTTTTATTCTCATCTATCTATCCTATATTTGAAAATTTGTTCATATGCTATACAAGCAGCTCATTTCTAAGGAGTGATTGATAATGTATGAAGTCCAGCAGTTGCGCATTAACTATAAAACACTTGAAGAATTTAAGCAGTTTAAGCAATATGGGCTCCAAGAATTGTCCATGTTAGAAGAATTAAATGCCCAAATATCTGAAAACGAGATTCATTCCCCGTTTTACGGTATTTATATTGGAAATCGTCTTGTAGCTCGAATGAGTTTGTACCAACAGTCTAAAAAGCATGATCACTACTTTAAGCCACACCAACCTTACCTTGAAGTATGGAAGCTTGAAGTGCTCCAAGAATTTCAATCAAAGGGACTGGGCACGAGTCTAATTGAATATGCTAAATCTTTTAAGTTGCCTATTAAAACAAATCCACGAGTTCATTCTAGTCATTTCTGGACAAAAATGGGCTTTACTCCTGCTTCTTATGATTTAGAGCGAGATTTAGGAGAAAATCCAATGCTTTGGAGTCCAGAAGATGTATCAACCTCAAACTAATAGATAATATAAAAAAGCCCTTGAATCTTCTTTATCTTTAAGCTACAGTGTGATAAAGAGTCAAGGGCTTTTATATAAATGAGGTACTAAGCTTTATTATTTATTTTCAACTCGTTCTAAATTACCGTTTTTCTCCATTTGAAATTTAACTTTTCTACTTTTTTCATCTTCTTTTAGAACAACCATCTTACGAGCCCGTTCCATGATTTCAATCAACGCTTTATAGTCTTCTTCCACCGTGTATAGATTGCCTTCTAACACTTTTTTCTCTTTTTCAAGAACCGTCACTTTTTGCTGTAACTGTTCAAGTTTATGCTGCAGCTCCTCATTTGCTTCCAGTAACCCACTCGACTGCTGCTGAATTTGTTCAATCGATTCTAAGTAACGAATAACCTCACTTAACGAAGTAATCGATTGACCATCTATATATGAGAAGCGCACGGGCTGTTCTTCATCTTTTGTGATCACGCGTGATTTTAACTGTTTTCGTTGAATTTTCGCTATGTCAATACCAGTTTTGTATTGTTTGCGCACAAAAGAATTCCAGCGAAAGCCACAAGCTGCTGATGTTCGCGAAAGTTTCTTTCCCACTTCTTCAAATGCAGCGAGTTGTGTGCCACCTTCACGTATATGACGCAATACAATTTCAGCTAGTAGTAAATCTTCATCTTGAGTCCATGCATCTTGACGAGAAGAAGTCATTTTTCTATCCCTCCTTATCCGTACTTATTAAATAAGTATGCAACTACTAGATAAGATAGACTATTGTTCAACTTCTCAAGGCAGAATTTCTTAACTTGCCTTTTTCAAGATACTTTATCCACATAATTAGCTTTATTAAGCCTTCTTTTGAAGTCGGTTATTTACCGCTTGCTTGTGTTCTTCACTTTCCCAGAGCAAACTACAATGGTTAACCTCTGCCTCCATTCGTTCCCATAAATCAACTT from Bacillus sp. 1780r2a1 encodes the following:
- a CDS encoding N-acetyltransferase; the protein is MMYEVQQLRINYKTLEEFKQFKQYGLQELSMLEELNAQISENEIHSPFYGIYIGNRLVARMSLYQQSKKHDHYFKPHQPYLEVWKLEVLQEFQSKGLGTSLIEYAKSFKLPIKTNPRVHSSHFWTKMGFTPASYDLERDLGENPMLWSPEDVSTSN
- a CDS encoding acetyl-CoA carboxylase biotin carboxylase subunit — translated: MKKVLIANRGEIAHRIIKTCHTMDIQTVAVHSTADENLPYVKAATVAYEIGEPPVQKSYLNIERLLEIAHKENVDAIHPGYGFLSENSTFAKRVEEEGFIFIGPSPKVIADMGDKVRARKIMQEAGVPVVPGSEGAVADIEEACKVAQAIGYPVMLKASGGGGGIGMVRCDDEKSLRTTYASTKARAKAYFGHEEVFIEKLITDAKHIEVQIFGDQLGNAVHLFERDCSVQRRNQKVIEEAPATSLSIDTKHRMYETAVAAAKAVQYYNAGTIEFIVDAQENFYFLEMNTRLQVEHPITEQVTGLDLVKWQLLVARGDALPLQQEEVQLANHAIEFRVYAEDPVTFLPAPGQITQFLLPERSYVRVDAGYDSGDKVTPFYDPMIAKVVVTGRTRENAIELAKAYFTEASIEGIKTNLPLFKQLLNAEQYVAGKYNTAVLTEALK
- a CDS encoding RsfA family transcriptional regulator, which produces MTSSRQDAWTQDEDLLLAEIVLRHIREGGTQLAAFEEVGKKLSRTSAACGFRWNSFVRKQYKTGIDIAKIQRKQLKSRVITKDEEQPVRFSYIDGQSITSLSEVIRYLESIEQIQQQSSGLLEANEELQHKLEQLQQKVTVLEKEKKVLEGNLYTVEEDYKALIEIMERARKMVVLKEDEKSRKVKFQMEKNGNLERVENK